The Neovison vison isolate M4711 chromosome 13, ASM_NN_V1, whole genome shotgun sequence genome includes a region encoding these proteins:
- the MAPK6 gene encoding mitogen-activated protein kinase 6 isoform X1, translating to MAEKFESLMNIHGFDLGSRYMDLKPLGCGGNGLVFSAVDNDCDKRVAIKKIVLTDPQSVKHALREIKIIRRLDHDNIVKVFEILGPSGSQLTDDVGSLTELNSVYIVQEYMETDLANVLEQGPLLEEHARLFMYQLLRGLKYIHSANVLHRDLKPANLFINTEDLVLKIGDFGLARIMDPHYSHKGHLSEGLVTKWYRSPRLLLSPNNYTKAIDMWAAGCIFAEMLTGKTLFAGAHELEQMQLILESIPVVHEEDRQELLSVIPVYIRNDMTEPHKPLTQLLPGISREALDFLEQILTFSPMDRLTAEEALSHPYMSIYSFPMDEPISSHPFHIEDEVDDILLMDETHSHIYNWERYHDCQFSEHDWPIHNNFDIDEVQLDPRALSDVTDEEEVQVDPRKYLDGDREKYLEDPAFDTNYSTDPCWQYPDHHENKYCDLECSHTCNYKTRSSSYLDNLVWRESEVNHYYEPKLIIDLSNWKEQSKEKSDKKGKSKCERNGLVKAQIALEEASQQLAEKEREKNQGFDFDSFIAGTIQLSSQHEPTDVVDKLNDLNSSVSQLELKGLISKSVSREKQEKGMANLAQLEALYQSSWDSQFVGGGEDCFLINQFCCEVRKDEQIEKENTYTSYLDKFFSRKEDTEMLETEPVEDGKLGERGNEEGFLNNSGEFLFNKQLESIGIPQFHSPVGSPLKSIQATLTPSAMKSSPQIPHKTYSSILKHLN from the exons ATGGCAGAGAAATTTGAAAGTCTCATGAACATTCATGGTTTTGATCTGGGCTCTAGGTATATGGACTTAAAACCATTGGGTTGTGGAGGCAATGGCTTGGTTTTTTCTGCTGTAGACAATGACTGTGACAAAAGAGTAGCCATCAAGAAAATTGTCCTTACTGATCCCCAGAGTGTCAAACATGCTCTACGTGAAATCAAAATTATTAGAAGACTTGACCATGATAACATTGTGAAAGTGTTTGAAATTCTTGGTCCTAGTGGAAGCCAGTTAACAGACGATGTAGGCTCTCTTACCGAACTGAACAGTGTCTACATTGTTCAGGAGTACATGGAGACAGACTTGGCTAATGTGCTGGAGCAGGGCCCTTTACTGGAAGAGCATGCCAGGCTTTTCATGTATCAGCTGCTACGTGGGCTCAAATATATTCACTCTGCAAACGTACTGCACAGAGATCTCAAACCAGCTAATCTTTTCATTAATACTGAAGACTTGGTGCTGAAGATAGGTGACTTTGGTCTTGCACGAATCATGGATCCCCATTATTCCCATAAG gGTCATCTTTCTGAAGGATTGGTTACTAAATGGTACAGGTCTCCACGTCTTTTACTTTCTCCTAATAATTATACTAAAGCCATTGATATGTGGGCTGCAGGCTGCATCTTTGCTGAAATGCTGACTGGTAAAACCCTCTTTGCag GTGCACATGAACTTGAACAGATGCAGCTGATTTTAGAATCTATTCCTGTTGTACATGAGGAAGATCGTCAGGAGCTTCTCAGCGTAATTCCAGTTTACATTAGAAATGacatgactgagccacacaaacCTTTAACTCAGCTGCTTCCAGGAATTAGTCGAGAAG CACTGGATTTCCTGGAACAAATTTTGACATTTAGCCCAATGGATCGGTTGACAGCAGAAGAAGCGCTTTCCCATCCTTACATGAGCATATATTCTTTTCCAATGGATGAGCCAATTTCAAGTCATCCTTTTCATATTGAAGATGAAGTTGATGATATTTTGCTTATGGATGAAACTCATAGTCATATTTATAACTGGGAAAG GTACCATGATTGTCAATTTTCAGAGCATGATTGGCCTATACATAACAactttgatattgatgaagttcaGCTTGACCCAAGAGCTCTGTCTGATGTCACTGATGAAGAAGAAGTACAGGTTGATCCTCGAAAATATTTGGATGGAGATCGTGAAAAGTATTTGGAGGATCCTGCTTTTGATACCAATTACTCTACTGATCCTTGTTGGCAGTACCCAGATCATcatgaaaacaaatattgtgatcTGGAGTGTAGCCATACTTGTAACTACAAAACAAGGTCATCATCATATTTAGATAACTTAGTTTGGAGAGAGAGTGAAGTTAACCATTATTATGAACCCAAGCTTATTATAGATCTTTCCAATTGGaaagaacaaagcaaagaaaagtCTGATAAGAAGGGCAAGTCAAAATGTGAAAGGAATGGATTGGTTAAAGCCCAGATAGCTCTAGAGGAAGCATCACAGCAACTGgctgaaaaagaaagggaaaagaatcaGGGATTTGACTTTGATTCCTTTATTGCAGGCACTATTCAACTTAGTTCACAACATGAGCCTACTGATGTTGTTGATAAATTAAATGACTTGAATAGCTCAGTGTCCCAACTAGAATTGAAAGGTTTGATATCAAAGTCAGTAAGCcgagaaaagcaggaaaaaggaaTGGCAAATTTGGCTCAATTAGAAGCCTTATACCAGTCTTCTTGGGATAGCCAGTttgtgggtggtggggaggactGTTTTCTCATTAATCAGTTTTGTTGTGAGGTAAGGAAGGATGAACAAATTGAGAAGGAAAACACTTACACCAGTTACTTGGACAAGTTCTTTAGCAGGAAGGAAGATACTGAGATGCTAGAAACTGAGCCAGTAGAGGATGGGAAGCTtggggagagaggaaatgagGAAGGATTTCTGAACAACAGTGGGGAGTTCCTCTTTAACAAGCAGCTTGAATCCATAGGCATCCCGCAGTTTCACAGTCCAGTTGGGTCCCCACTTAAGTCAATACAGGCCACCTTAACACCTTCTGCTATGAAATCGTCCCCTCAGATTCCTCATAAGACATATAGCAGCATTCTGAAACATCTGAACTAA
- the MAPK6 gene encoding mitogen-activated protein kinase 6 isoform X2 yields the protein MAEKFESLMNIHGFDLGSRYMDLKPLGCGGNGLVFSAVDNDCDKRVAIKKIVLTDPQSVKHALREIKIIRRLDHDNIVKVFEILGPSGSQLTDDVGSLTELNSVYIVQEYMETDLANVLEQGPLLEEHARLFMYQLLRGLKYIHSANVLHRDLKPANLFINTEDLVLKIGDFGLARIMDPHYSHKGHLSEGLVTKWYRSPRLLLSPNNYTKAIDMWAAGCIFAEMLTGKTLFAG from the exons ATGGCAGAGAAATTTGAAAGTCTCATGAACATTCATGGTTTTGATCTGGGCTCTAGGTATATGGACTTAAAACCATTGGGTTGTGGAGGCAATGGCTTGGTTTTTTCTGCTGTAGACAATGACTGTGACAAAAGAGTAGCCATCAAGAAAATTGTCCTTACTGATCCCCAGAGTGTCAAACATGCTCTACGTGAAATCAAAATTATTAGAAGACTTGACCATGATAACATTGTGAAAGTGTTTGAAATTCTTGGTCCTAGTGGAAGCCAGTTAACAGACGATGTAGGCTCTCTTACCGAACTGAACAGTGTCTACATTGTTCAGGAGTACATGGAGACAGACTTGGCTAATGTGCTGGAGCAGGGCCCTTTACTGGAAGAGCATGCCAGGCTTTTCATGTATCAGCTGCTACGTGGGCTCAAATATATTCACTCTGCAAACGTACTGCACAGAGATCTCAAACCAGCTAATCTTTTCATTAATACTGAAGACTTGGTGCTGAAGATAGGTGACTTTGGTCTTGCACGAATCATGGATCCCCATTATTCCCATAAG gGTCATCTTTCTGAAGGATTGGTTACTAAATGGTACAGGTCTCCACGTCTTTTACTTTCTCCTAATAATTATACTAAAGCCATTGATATGTGGGCTGCAGGCTGCATCTTTGCTGAAATGCTGACTGGTAAAACCCTCTTTGCaggttag